A stretch of the Neptunomonas phycophila genome encodes the following:
- a CDS encoding lipocalin family protein, with protein sequence MPMKDTCLSIVRYLSLANYNTAKIQKPKMLASLLAIAGLVTGCTGVPEGVTPVQPFAVERYLGHWYEIKRLDHSFEEGLTDVSATYSLRDDGGIKVVNRGYDSEKAEWKEAIGKAYFLKDQNTGSLKVSFFGPFYGGYHIAKLDADYQMALVVGPNTDYAWLLSRSEQPSLVQCDQFMQVARNLGISDDQWITVRDCQ encoded by the coding sequence ATGCCAATGAAAGACACCTGTTTATCTATAGTTCGGTACCTAAGTTTAGCTAATTACAACACCGCCAAAATACAAAAGCCTAAAATGCTTGCTAGTTTACTCGCTATCGCAGGCTTGGTTACCGGCTGTACCGGAGTACCCGAAGGAGTAACACCTGTACAGCCATTTGCGGTCGAGCGCTACTTAGGCCATTGGTACGAAATTAAGCGCCTAGATCACTCTTTTGAAGAAGGTTTAACAGACGTCTCGGCCACCTACTCCCTTAGAGACGATGGCGGAATCAAAGTGGTAAACCGAGGATATGATTCGGAAAAAGCTGAATGGAAAGAGGCTATTGGCAAGGCCTATTTTTTAAAAGACCAAAACACCGGCAGCTTGAAAGTGTCGTTTTTTGGCCCTTTCTATGGTGGTTATCACATCGCTAAATTAGATGCTGACTATCAAATGGCGTTAGTGGTTGGGCCAAACACTGACTATGCATGGTTGCTTTCTAGAAGCGAGCAACCCTCACTCGTTCAATGCGACCAATTCATGCAAGTGGCACGTAACTTAGGTATTTCTGATGATCAGTGGATTACCGTAAGGGACTGCCAGTAA
- a CDS encoding ABC transporter substrate-binding protein, with protein MLSFKKLIIFLAVFLSVNVFAEQLIDKKQKINKPWVLGYFEGGPYSDYKKILTETVTAMMNDGLLEQKRIPAFSGEQTAELWTWLAENLSNSMITFSKDFYFSADWDEKKREKYQVEATELLINKEVDLLIAMGTWAGQSFANNQHNIPTIVMSASDPISSNIVRSIEDSGYDHVHATIDPERYQRQITLFHEVIGFKRLGIAYEDTVEGRSYAALDIVLQKAEQLNFDVIPCFTLSDISDSNKANMSVIDCFNELSKKTDAIYVTVQGGVNRETLPTLVEIVNKNKIPTFSQSGVDEVKKGMLLSLSQAGFKYVGDFQADVIKRVISGESPREISQLFEEPPRMAVNIKSAEIIGFNPPLILLGLADEIFHTIEGSR; from the coding sequence ATGTTATCTTTTAAAAAGTTAATAATTTTTTTAGCTGTTTTCTTGTCGGTTAATGTGTTTGCTGAACAGCTTATAGATAAAAAACAAAAAATTAATAAGCCATGGGTCTTAGGATATTTCGAAGGAGGTCCTTATTCAGATTATAAGAAAATTCTTACTGAAACGGTTACAGCAATGATGAATGATGGTTTGCTGGAACAGAAGAGAATACCTGCATTCTCTGGTGAGCAAACAGCTGAGCTTTGGACTTGGCTCGCTGAAAACTTATCTAATAGCATGATTACCTTTTCTAAAGACTTTTATTTTAGTGCAGATTGGGATGAAAAAAAGCGAGAGAAGTATCAGGTTGAAGCTACCGAATTATTGATTAATAAAGAGGTAGACCTGCTTATAGCAATGGGTACCTGGGCTGGGCAGTCTTTCGCTAACAATCAACATAATATACCAACAATAGTAATGTCTGCGAGTGATCCTATAAGCTCGAATATAGTGAGATCTATAGAAGATTCCGGATATGACCATGTGCATGCGACAATTGATCCAGAGAGATATCAGCGACAAATTACATTATTTCATGAAGTTATAGGATTTAAACGTTTGGGGATAGCATACGAAGATACAGTAGAAGGCCGAAGTTATGCCGCATTAGATATTGTCCTTCAAAAAGCCGAACAATTAAACTTCGATGTTATTCCTTGCTTTACTCTAAGTGATATTAGCGACTCAAATAAAGCTAATATGAGTGTGATTGACTGTTTTAATGAACTATCTAAGAAAACTGATGCGATTTATGTGACCGTCCAAGGAGGTGTTAATAGAGAAACACTTCCTACTTTAGTTGAAATAGTAAATAAAAATAAAATTCCTACATTTTCTCAGTCAGGTGTGGACGAGGTTAAAAAGGGAATGCTGTTAAGCTTATCACAAGCGGGTTTTAAATATGTTGGAGATTTTCAGGCCGACGTAATAAAACGCGTTATAAGTGGAGAGTCTCCACGGGAAATTTCGCAGCTTTTCGAAGAACCACCTAGAATGGCTGTTAATATAAAATCAGCTGAAATTATTGGGTTCAACCCCCCGTTAATACTGCTAGGCTTGGCAGATGAAATTTTTCATACTATTGAAGGTAGTAGGTAA
- a CDS encoding ABC1 kinase family protein: protein MQSSHSDKHPVSRTRSGKKVPSSRFSRLVSLGGLASRLAGNIAVEGSKKVAQGHRPRINELLLTPNNVKKVADKLATMRGAAMKVGQLISMDAGTMLPPELSAVFDRLRSDGEVMPATQLISVLEKNWGADWQSRFTQFSFKPIAAASIGQVHSAVCQDGRHIALKIQYPGVRESIDSDIANVVMLLRISGFIPKSLDIEPLITEAKEQLKAESDYWVEGEHLESVRHKLESYPRRDELITPLYYPDQSSRDILAMSFESGEPLEQSLTNAPQRHQIMELIFDLFFTELFDFGLVQTDPNLANYLYQPDTQKLVLLDFGAVRSYTPDFVRDYWSAIEAAVEEDEEQLAAALGKLGFFNTSAAVANKPIILAIFMLAVEPLRCEGMYSFGSSNIALRIHELGMSISKDPDAWHTPPPDVLFLHRKMAGLYLMAARLDTQVDVRSIFLKTQRQMNL from the coding sequence ATGCAATCTTCACACAGTGACAAGCATCCCGTATCTCGTACTCGTTCGGGAAAAAAAGTACCCTCAAGCCGTTTTTCTCGTTTGGTGAGTCTAGGAGGGTTAGCGAGCCGCTTAGCCGGAAATATAGCAGTAGAAGGCAGTAAAAAAGTGGCTCAAGGACACCGCCCTCGCATTAATGAATTGCTATTAACTCCCAATAATGTGAAGAAAGTAGCGGATAAATTAGCCACTATGCGTGGTGCTGCTATGAAAGTAGGGCAGTTGATATCTATGGACGCAGGAACGATGCTTCCGCCCGAGCTATCAGCTGTATTTGACCGTTTGCGGTCAGACGGGGAAGTCATGCCAGCCACTCAGTTAATTTCTGTATTAGAGAAAAACTGGGGGGCAGATTGGCAGTCTCGTTTTACTCAATTTTCGTTTAAGCCGATTGCCGCGGCATCTATAGGTCAGGTGCATTCAGCTGTTTGCCAAGACGGGCGTCACATAGCGTTAAAAATCCAGTACCCAGGCGTGCGCGAAAGCATTGATAGTGATATTGCTAATGTAGTTATGTTGCTGCGTATTAGTGGGTTTATCCCAAAATCATTAGATATAGAACCGCTCATAACAGAGGCAAAAGAACAGCTAAAAGCCGAGTCAGACTATTGGGTGGAGGGTGAGCATTTAGAAAGTGTTAGGCACAAATTAGAAAGTTACCCTAGACGAGATGAGCTAATCACACCGTTATACTATCCGGATCAATCATCACGTGACATTCTAGCGATGTCTTTTGAGTCTGGTGAACCATTAGAGCAGTCGCTTACCAATGCCCCCCAACGACATCAAATAATGGAGCTGATATTCGATTTGTTTTTTACCGAGCTATTTGATTTTGGCTTGGTACAGACGGATCCTAATTTGGCGAATTACTTGTATCAGCCAGACACGCAAAAGTTGGTTCTTTTAGATTTTGGTGCTGTACGCTCCTATACACCAGACTTTGTACGTGATTATTGGAGTGCGATCGAAGCGGCTGTTGAAGAAGACGAGGAACAACTGGCTGCGGCGCTTGGAAAACTGGGGTTTTTCAATACCAGCGCCGCTGTCGCCAACAAACCGATTATTTTGGCTATCTTTATGCTAGCGGTTGAGCCTTTGCGATGTGAAGGGATGTATAGCTTTGGATCCTCCAACATTGCTTTGCGGATACACGAGTTAGGAATGAGCATTAGTAAAGACCCTGACGCATGGCACACGCCACCGCCAGATGTGTTATTTCTGCATCGTAAGATGGCTGGCCTTTACTTGATGGCGGCACGTTTAGACACCCAAGTAGATGTGCGAAGTATATTCCTTAAAACTCAGCGGCAAATGAATTTGTGA
- a CDS encoding glutathione peroxidase — protein sequence MSFIEISLGSSVSEPIILSAHTKVRQVMFVTMAFMAFSPSVSWSQDLPISKTAECSEALDFTYKALGEDRKVHLCDAYQGKLVLVVNTASKCAFTPQYDGLEALYSTYKEKGLVVLGFPSNDFAGQEPGTEQQIQNFCRLTYGVNFPMFEKVRVTQNEASPIYEWLAQKTGEYPGWNFHKYLISPSGEVIASFKSHIKPEDTRIVTLIEQHLPAQ from the coding sequence ATGTCTTTCATCGAGATCTCGCTTGGGTCGAGCGTTTCTGAGCCTATTATCTTGTCTGCCCACACTAAGGTCAGGCAAGTAATGTTTGTAACCATGGCTTTTATGGCCTTTTCCCCCTCGGTTTCATGGTCACAAGATCTCCCGATATCGAAAACCGCAGAATGCTCAGAAGCGTTAGACTTTACATACAAAGCACTTGGTGAGGACCGCAAGGTTCATTTATGTGATGCATACCAAGGTAAACTTGTATTGGTTGTTAACACCGCTAGCAAATGCGCATTTACACCCCAATATGATGGTTTAGAGGCTTTATATTCTACGTATAAAGAGAAAGGACTGGTTGTATTGGGCTTCCCTTCTAATGATTTTGCCGGACAAGAGCCGGGGACTGAGCAGCAAATACAGAATTTTTGTCGGCTTACTTATGGTGTTAACTTTCCTATGTTTGAAAAAGTTCGTGTTACACAGAATGAAGCCTCGCCTATTTATGAATGGCTTGCTCAAAAAACGGGAGAGTATCCAGGCTGGAATTTCCATAAATACCTCATCTCGCCCAGTGGTGAGGTGATAGCCAGCTTTAAAAGCCATATTAAACCCGAGGATACCCGTATCGTTACTTTAATTGAACAACATTTACCGGCGCAATAA
- a CDS encoding cryptochrome/photolyase family protein — MADPLSPITGNIRTLHIVLGDQLNEDSSLWDGFDPSQDAALMAEVIEESLPSTTQQDNGLAISSKQRTLLFFSAMRHFAQQMTQNNIPLIYWDIPHTIVSLSDALQQTCEHCSPTNIKAVLPGDYRVYNALNSWAKQESRSIEWLEDTHFLAQKGEFKQWMSKRKKPIMEYWYRHLRQRKHLLMDNKKPEGGQWNFDADNRKSFGKAGPSNLPTPPTFSPDPITLQAQKDIEKHLSELPGTLEDFNWPVTRSQALEALDSFINTRLASFGDHQDAMWTNEQTLFHSLLSSSLNLKLINPQEVVEAALVHYQAGHAPINAVEGFIRQIVGWREYVRGLYWYHRADWLTWNALEANQPLPDFYWTGKTHMHCMNQSITQVLQTGYGHHIQRLMVTGLFSLLYGVNPKAIHQWYLGFFVDAIAWVEVPNTLGMSQYADGGIVGSKPYIASGNYINKMSNYCKHCRYNPKKSSGDDACPFTTLYWNFVDKHQERLSKNPRLAMQVKNWSNKAPNEQQAIKEQTLWLVNHIQDI; from the coding sequence ATGGCAGACCCGTTATCTCCCATCACCGGCAACATCCGTACTCTGCACATAGTGCTTGGTGATCAACTTAATGAGGATAGCTCCCTCTGGGATGGTTTCGACCCATCGCAAGATGCCGCCTTAATGGCCGAAGTTATTGAAGAATCCCTACCCTCAACGACGCAACAAGATAACGGGCTTGCCATATCGTCTAAGCAACGCACTCTCCTCTTTTTCAGTGCGATGCGTCATTTTGCACAACAGATGACCCAAAACAACATTCCCCTCATTTACTGGGATATACCGCATACAATCGTTTCCTTAAGCGATGCGTTACAGCAAACCTGTGAACATTGCTCCCCCACTAACATAAAAGCAGTACTACCCGGGGACTATCGCGTTTATAACGCACTCAATAGCTGGGCTAAACAAGAAAGTCGCTCAATTGAATGGTTAGAAGATACGCATTTTTTAGCCCAAAAGGGAGAATTTAAACAATGGATGAGCAAACGAAAAAAACCAATCATGGAATATTGGTATCGCCACCTTCGACAACGTAAACACCTATTAATGGACAACAAAAAACCAGAAGGAGGCCAATGGAACTTTGATGCTGACAACCGCAAAAGCTTTGGTAAAGCCGGCCCCAGCAACCTCCCTACCCCTCCTACATTCTCACCAGACCCGATCACCTTACAAGCCCAAAAAGACATTGAGAAACACCTTTCAGAGCTCCCAGGTACGCTAGAAGATTTTAATTGGCCAGTGACCCGCTCGCAGGCGCTTGAGGCATTAGACAGCTTTATCAACACACGTTTAGCAAGCTTTGGGGATCACCAAGACGCTATGTGGACGAATGAACAAACTCTTTTTCACTCTTTACTATCTAGCAGCCTTAACTTAAAGCTGATTAATCCACAAGAAGTCGTAGAAGCGGCACTTGTCCACTACCAGGCAGGACATGCGCCGATTAATGCCGTTGAAGGCTTTATTCGTCAGATTGTTGGCTGGCGGGAGTATGTCAGAGGCTTATACTGGTATCACCGTGCCGATTGGTTAACCTGGAATGCGTTAGAGGCGAACCAACCGCTCCCTGACTTTTATTGGACAGGTAAAACACACATGCATTGCATGAATCAATCCATAACACAGGTCTTGCAGACAGGGTACGGGCATCATATACAAAGGCTGATGGTAACCGGGCTTTTTTCACTGCTCTACGGGGTAAATCCTAAGGCTATCCACCAATGGTATCTTGGTTTTTTTGTAGATGCGATAGCCTGGGTAGAAGTCCCAAACACCCTAGGTATGAGTCAGTATGCTGATGGCGGCATTGTAGGCTCAAAGCCCTATATCGCCAGCGGCAACTACATTAATAAAATGTCCAATTATTGCAAACACTGCCGTTATAACCCCAAGAAATCTTCTGGGGATGACGCATGCCCTTTCACAACTTTATACTGGAATTTTGTCGACAAGCACCAAGAACGTCTCTCTAAAAACCCCAGACTCGCTATGCAAGTGAAGAACTGGAGCAATAAAGCCCCTAATGAACAACAGGCCATCAAAGAGCAGACTCTGTGGCTAGTAAACCATATTCAAGACATATAA
- a CDS encoding exonuclease domain-containing protein encodes MTTLHGFPKKMVLLDCETTGGKATVDRITEIALIVITDGVITERWEQLINPGISIPPWITKLTGISNSMLAGKPSFETIADELIDKLEGKVLVAHNARFDYGFLKNEFKRVGIEYTTKPLCSVKLSRRLNPQFKRHGLDAIIERLSIPMSARHRAMGDTEAILHLFQHFSQTCEPEEIEAICKSLRANSSLPSHLPAGEIQKLPCRPGVYRFYSENGQLLYVGKSISIRDRVLNHFSSDHSNAKDLKISQLITHIDYTETPTDFGAQLLENTEIKTLMPAYNRRQTKTRKLYQLEKTTDISGYLQLQIVLADTSNVSEITQRFGLFRSKKKAESTLRYLAEANQLCHRLSGLEKKASGACFAHQIRRCKGACVHQESAEHYNLRVDMSLSSIKNLMWPWASAILVTEPAAPKHDKNTASDSATTHYHLIDQWIYLGRVEDESTMHNRLNATPTNTSHFDLDAYLILIRFLLNPELIKQHQLQITPLTHQLEERG; translated from the coding sequence TTGACAACACTACATGGTTTTCCAAAAAAAATGGTGCTGCTTGACTGTGAGACTACCGGCGGAAAAGCCACCGTAGATCGCATTACCGAGATAGCATTAATAGTCATTACCGACGGCGTTATTACCGAACGTTGGGAACAACTTATCAACCCCGGAATCTCGATTCCACCCTGGATAACCAAGCTAACAGGCATTTCTAACTCGATGCTGGCAGGTAAGCCCTCTTTCGAGACCATTGCTGACGAGTTAATAGATAAACTTGAAGGTAAAGTATTAGTGGCTCACAACGCGCGTTTTGATTACGGCTTCTTAAAAAACGAGTTCAAGCGAGTGGGGATCGAGTATACAACTAAGCCCTTGTGCTCTGTTAAGTTGAGCCGCCGTCTCAACCCGCAATTTAAGCGTCATGGTTTAGATGCCATTATCGAACGCTTATCAATTCCAATGTCTGCACGCCACCGAGCAATGGGAGATACAGAAGCGATTCTTCATCTATTCCAACACTTTAGCCAAACCTGTGAACCTGAAGAGATTGAGGCAATTTGCAAAAGCCTGAGAGCAAACAGTAGCCTACCAAGCCATCTACCGGCCGGTGAAATACAAAAACTGCCTTGCCGACCAGGAGTTTACCGATTTTACAGTGAGAACGGCCAATTACTATACGTCGGTAAATCGATTTCGATTAGAGACCGTGTTTTAAATCATTTTAGTAGTGATCACAGCAACGCCAAAGACCTAAAAATAAGCCAGCTGATTACTCATATTGACTATACCGAGACACCAACCGACTTTGGTGCTCAATTGCTTGAAAACACAGAAATAAAAACGCTGATGCCAGCTTATAACCGCCGCCAAACCAAAACGCGCAAGCTCTATCAACTTGAAAAAACAACAGATATCTCGGGTTACTTACAACTGCAGATAGTACTTGCAGATACCAGCAACGTAAGCGAAATAACCCAACGCTTTGGTTTATTCCGTAGCAAGAAAAAAGCGGAAAGCACTCTAAGATACCTAGCGGAAGCCAACCAGCTGTGCCATCGGCTCAGTGGGTTAGAAAAAAAAGCATCAGGAGCCTGCTTTGCACATCAAATTCGCCGATGCAAAGGGGCCTGCGTACACCAAGAGTCTGCTGAACATTACAATTTACGCGTTGATATGTCTCTTAGTTCAATCAAGAACCTGATGTGGCCTTGGGCGTCAGCCATTTTAGTGACAGAGCCTGCAGCGCCCAAACATGACAAAAACACAGCGTCAGACTCAGCCACCACTCATTACCACCTTATTGATCAATGGATTTATCTAGGCAGAGTTGAGGACGAATCAACTATGCACAATCGGCTTAATGCTACACCAACAAACACGTCCCATTTTGATCTAGATGCATACCTCATTCTGATCCGATTTTTATTGAACCCCGAGCTAATCAAGCAACATCAGTTGCAAATTACACCCTTGACACACCAGCTTGAAGAAAGAGGCTAA
- a CDS encoding DUF6436 domain-containing protein, protein MLKQYKYSVIWAGVLCWLIIIGLTFWWFEFRINRQVDSTQEAVFDSRIYSHNALSRGVKSDGTTVIHYFDISCPCTRFNTPHVRDLIERYSAQGVNFLIRAADVPSLRQANRLFGDQTVRLARENEAPAASPSAIVITGGEVNYIGPYSPEAVCSTAAGDFVGLVLDDLLANKPFKQPTNLAMGCFCEWPSSS, encoded by the coding sequence ATGTTAAAGCAGTATAAATACTCGGTTATCTGGGCAGGCGTTTTGTGTTGGTTGATCATTATCGGTCTCACTTTTTGGTGGTTTGAATTTAGAATTAACCGTCAAGTAGACTCAACACAAGAGGCCGTGTTTGATAGCCGAATTTACTCACACAATGCCTTATCGCGCGGCGTGAAGTCTGACGGGACTACTGTTATCCATTACTTTGATATCAGCTGTCCGTGCACGCGCTTTAATACCCCTCATGTAAGAGATCTCATTGAAAGGTACAGCGCTCAGGGCGTTAATTTTTTGATCAGAGCGGCAGACGTACCTTCATTGAGGCAAGCTAATCGACTATTTGGCGACCAAACCGTGCGCTTAGCCCGCGAAAATGAGGCACCTGCCGCGAGTCCTAGTGCGATTGTTATTACAGGGGGAGAGGTGAATTATATAGGTCCTTATAGCCCAGAAGCGGTGTGCTCAACGGCGGCTGGAGACTTTGTTGGCTTGGTGTTAGATGATCTTTTGGCCAATAAGCCATTCAAACAGCCAACTAATTTAGCAATGGGCTGTTTTTGCGAATGGCCGAGTTCCAGTTAG
- a CDS encoding SDR family NAD(P)-dependent oxidoreductase produces MLENFRENLNVVVVGATGGIGNAMVRALLETPRVGHVYTFSRSPISEDLKQCSQITDIGIDITNEQSVAAAAQRLDGKLVDIVIVATGLLHAQNLAPEKSIKSLTAESFQAVFMSNTLGPMLVAKHFLPLLRRNQKSVFSALSARVSSISDNRLGGWYSYRASKTALNMMLKSLAIECQRTHPQAIVVGLHPGTVDTPLSKPFQKQVKPDQLFLPHNAAESLLQVIDGLTLEDSGNLFAWDAKQISP; encoded by the coding sequence ATGTTGGAAAACTTTAGGGAAAACCTAAACGTCGTCGTTGTGGGCGCAACCGGTGGGATTGGTAATGCTATGGTTAGGGCATTACTTGAGACTCCACGAGTTGGCCATGTCTATACGTTCTCTCGTTCCCCAATATCTGAAGATCTTAAACAATGTTCGCAGATAACGGACATTGGCATTGATATTACGAATGAGCAATCTGTTGCCGCTGCGGCTCAACGGTTAGATGGTAAATTAGTAGATATTGTTATCGTAGCAACTGGGCTATTGCATGCACAAAACTTAGCTCCAGAGAAAAGTATCAAATCCTTAACAGCAGAGTCGTTTCAAGCTGTTTTCATGTCGAATACATTGGGACCGATGTTGGTTGCTAAACATTTTCTTCCTCTACTGAGAAGAAACCAAAAATCTGTGTTTAGTGCTTTGTCCGCGCGTGTTTCAAGCATATCTGATAATCGCCTAGGAGGCTGGTATAGCTACCGAGCCAGCAAAACGGCATTAAATATGATGTTGAAATCTTTAGCTATTGAATGCCAGCGGACACACCCGCAAGCTATTGTCGTTGGGCTGCATCCCGGGACGGTAGACACACCGCTATCAAAACCTTTTCAAAAACAGGTCAAACCAGATCAACTGTTTTTGCCCCATAACGCTGCTGAGTCATTACTTCAGGTGATTGACGGTCTCACATTAGAGGACAGTGGTAACCTTTTCGCGTGGGACGCAAAACAAATTTCTCCTTAA
- a CDS encoding bifunctional diguanylate cyclase/phosphodiesterase — MLTTLVGFRNRNPLTLRILISIVLASSVFAAVITGFHLYGKFREDMQTLDVRLRDAESTFLPSIVDAVWRVDKPLVVLNLNAIAQLPFVNYLVINSPDFESIGVGEKSDGPFQTLQRYQLSYQQGDETSTVGELIIQVDRHSIYENIGRDAVILLLLNAFKTLCVSLIILYLMDKMLFRYLRRLRNTASGITMERLSERFTLGRDPDLPVDELDDICQSLESMRIRIEQGVTELRITKAERERVYHAASEGETAVIIFNEYGVIRFYNHQFEGLLDKLTIRLPASLTDMYVIDEVLDSIDTQLSTRSLVNALMGENHAWHKELFLLPPDSPPCWFNLRCVSYLNTYDDEQQYILSIRDVTELKNAYVRQQELVEKDALTGLPSLAVGLDMLQTRLDTSVDHNAHLAVFIVSTNAYKAVQETFGLQYADLMLLQISEIIAHKAPPATLLMRSGESDFLCAFELRSAHARLVLEFLDRLNEAFNAPLYIHDEPVHIDHYGGVAISPNDGITSEDLLQHAMSALYKAKEARSDNRFYFYEPAMKQESVRRLYIAAHIRSGKCAEELEVYFQPILKAGSNQLIACEALARWDSPVLGVIPPTEFIFEAERLHAICQLGESILQRACIQAAKWLPLASKGFYMSVNISPLQVENRDFIKVVKNALAIAQLPPNALKLEVTERLLLNDDSYVEEKMQELKALGVRIAIDDFGSGYASLNYLCQYPFELLKIDQSFISKLLEDRSSRILVKMIIQMAHDLGLETVAEGIEDKQVQELLESMGCDYLQGYLYSVPLPAGDFESYLNQRL, encoded by the coding sequence ATGTTAACCACATTGGTAGGTTTCCGTAATAGAAACCCGTTGACCTTGCGAATCCTGATTTCTATAGTGCTGGCCAGTTCAGTATTTGCAGCTGTGATAACGGGCTTTCATCTTTACGGTAAATTCCGTGAAGATATGCAAACATTGGATGTACGTTTGCGAGATGCGGAGTCTACTTTTTTACCCTCCATTGTTGATGCCGTATGGCGCGTCGATAAACCGCTTGTTGTTCTCAATTTAAACGCTATTGCTCAATTACCCTTTGTGAATTATTTAGTCATTAATTCACCTGATTTTGAATCGATTGGAGTCGGTGAAAAGTCAGACGGCCCTTTTCAAACGCTCCAGCGATATCAGCTTTCCTACCAACAGGGTGATGAAACTAGCACTGTGGGGGAGCTCATCATTCAGGTAGATCGCCATTCTATATATGAAAACATCGGCCGTGATGCCGTTATTCTGCTGTTGCTCAATGCATTTAAAACATTATGCGTTTCGCTCATCATTTTATACTTGATGGATAAAATGCTGTTTCGCTATTTACGTCGACTACGCAATACGGCGTCGGGTATTACAATGGAGCGCTTGAGTGAGCGCTTCACTTTAGGACGAGACCCTGATCTCCCTGTCGATGAACTGGACGATATTTGTCAGTCGCTCGAAAGCATGCGTATTAGAATAGAGCAGGGTGTAACAGAACTGCGTATTACTAAAGCTGAGCGCGAGCGTGTCTATCACGCGGCTAGCGAAGGCGAAACCGCGGTTATTATCTTCAACGAATACGGTGTTATCCGATTTTATAACCATCAGTTTGAGGGGCTGCTTGATAAATTAACAATCCGTTTGCCCGCGTCTTTGACGGATATGTACGTTATTGATGAAGTGCTAGATTCAATTGATACTCAACTGAGCACTCGCTCTTTGGTAAATGCCCTCATGGGTGAGAATCATGCGTGGCATAAAGAGTTATTTTTGTTACCACCTGACAGCCCGCCGTGTTGGTTTAATCTGCGCTGTGTTAGCTATCTGAATACCTACGATGATGAACAGCAATATATCTTGTCGATACGGGATGTTACTGAGCTAAAGAATGCTTATGTGCGTCAACAGGAGCTTGTAGAAAAGGATGCTCTTACTGGCTTGCCAAGTTTGGCCGTGGGGTTAGACATGTTGCAAACTAGGTTAGACACGAGTGTCGATCACAATGCACATTTAGCCGTATTCATCGTGAGTACAAATGCTTATAAAGCGGTGCAAGAGACGTTTGGGTTGCAGTATGCCGATCTTATGTTGCTGCAAATCTCTGAAATTATAGCTCACAAAGCACCGCCGGCTACGTTGTTAATGCGCTCAGGGGAGAGTGACTTTTTATGTGCTTTTGAACTAAGAAGTGCACATGCTCGTTTGGTTCTCGAATTTTTAGACCGACTAAACGAAGCGTTTAATGCCCCGCTTTATATTCACGATGAGCCAGTACACATTGATCATTACGGTGGCGTTGCTATTTCCCCCAATGATGGGATAACCAGTGAAGATCTACTCCAACACGCTATGTCTGCCCTATACAAGGCTAAAGAGGCACGCTCTGATAACCGTTTTTATTTTTACGAGCCAGCGATGAAACAAGAGTCTGTGCGGCGGCTTTACATTGCAGCTCATATCCGAAGTGGGAAATGTGCAGAGGAATTAGAGGTCTATTTTCAACCGATTCTTAAAGCAGGAAGTAACCAATTAATTGCTTGTGAGGCGCTCGCACGTTGGGATAGCCCTGTGTTAGGCGTGATACCGCCTACAGAATTTATTTTTGAAGCAGAGCGGTTGCATGCAATTTGCCAGTTAGGGGAGTCGATTTTACAACGGGCTTGTATCCAAGCGGCTAAATGGCTGCCTTTAGCATCTAAAGGCTTTTATATGAGTGTTAATATCTCGCCATTGCAAGTAGAGAACCGAGATTTTATTAAGGTAGTCAAAAATGCTTTAGCGATTGCTCAATTACCCCCCAATGCGTTAAAGCTAGAGGTAACTGAGCGCTTGTTATTAAATGATGACAGTTACGTAGAAGAAAAAATGCAAGAGCTAAAGGCGTTGGGGGTGAGAATAGCTATTGATGATTTTGGCAGTGGTTATGCTTCATTAAATTATTTATGCCAGTATCCATTTGAGCTGTTAAAGATCGATCAGAGTTTTATTAGTAAGCTCCTTGAAGACCGTAGTAGCCGCATTCTCGTTAAAATGATTATTCAAATGGCACACGATTTGGGTTTAGAAACGGTAGCCGAAGGTATAGAAGATAAGCAGGTCCAAGAGTTATTAGAAAGTATGGGGTGTGACTATCTACAAGGCTACTTGTACAGCGTACCTTTGCCCGCCGGTGACTTTGAGTCTTATCTTAATCAGCGGCTGTAA